The proteins below come from a single Rhodococcus sp. WMMA185 genomic window:
- a CDS encoding lipase family protein, with the protein MNISRWGRGAALVLGVSLALVTAGTAPAASAPTDFYAVPTPLPEGSPGDVLKSESYPPALTVPNQVGPWPSGAQRIMYRSTDAHGNAVAVTGTYFDASVPWTEGGPRPLVVLAPGTQGQGDQCAPSKLFSEVVHYTPPLDFAVEYETTQAYALLSRGMDVVVTDYEGLGTPGIHSYTDRRAEGYAVLDAARAVTRLPGTRIGDDSPIGLWGYSQGGGATASAAELQGTYAPELNIRGTYAGGPPADLRAVAEKIDGGLGTGLLGYSVNAFYAGYPEIRDEIDSVLSPYGRETLDDIATQCVPETTTRYGLHRTSEWTTDGRTFAELIDTLPKVGAVIDEQRIGRVAPPNPVLIAQGRNDDLVPYEQARTLADDWCRLGATVEFSVQEIPPIAPGFVIGHVLPAATVLPHALDWMTARFTGAPAPSTCNT; encoded by the coding sequence ATGAATATCTCGCGATGGGGACGCGGGGCCGCTCTGGTGTTGGGCGTCAGCCTCGCACTCGTGACCGCCGGCACCGCACCAGCTGCTTCCGCACCGACCGACTTCTACGCGGTGCCGACACCCCTCCCCGAGGGCTCGCCCGGCGACGTGTTGAAGTCCGAGTCGTATCCGCCCGCGCTGACCGTGCCGAACCAGGTTGGACCGTGGCCGTCGGGTGCACAGCGAATCATGTACCGCAGCACAGACGCCCACGGGAACGCGGTCGCGGTCACCGGAACCTACTTCGACGCGAGCGTGCCGTGGACCGAGGGCGGTCCACGACCTCTGGTCGTCCTCGCGCCCGGTACCCAGGGCCAAGGCGACCAGTGTGCACCGTCGAAGCTGTTCTCCGAGGTCGTCCACTACACCCCACCGCTCGACTTCGCGGTGGAGTACGAGACCACCCAGGCGTATGCGCTGCTCTCCCGCGGCATGGACGTCGTCGTCACGGACTACGAGGGGCTCGGCACACCCGGGATTCACTCGTATACCGATCGACGCGCAGAGGGGTACGCCGTACTCGATGCGGCACGGGCGGTGACCAGGTTGCCCGGTACCCGGATCGGCGACGACAGCCCAATCGGACTGTGGGGTTACTCGCAGGGCGGAGGAGCGACCGCCTCCGCAGCCGAGTTACAGGGTACGTACGCGCCCGAGCTGAACATCCGCGGCACGTACGCGGGTGGTCCGCCCGCAGACCTGCGCGCTGTGGCGGAAAAAATAGACGGTGGGCTGGGCACAGGTCTTCTCGGGTACTCGGTCAACGCCTTCTACGCTGGTTACCCGGAAATTCGCGACGAAATCGACAGCGTCCTAAGCCCGTATGGCCGCGAGACCCTCGACGACATCGCGACCCAGTGTGTCCCCGAGACGACCACGCGGTACGGACTGCACCGGACCTCGGAGTGGACAACCGACGGCCGCACCTTCGCCGAACTCATCGACACGTTGCCGAAGGTCGGGGCTGTCATCGACGAGCAGCGCATCGGGCGTGTGGCGCCTCCCAATCCGGTCCTGATCGCTCAGGGCCGCAATGACGATCTGGTTCCCTACGAGCAGGCTCGGACGCTCGCCGACGACTGGTGCCGACTCGGTGCGACGGTCGAGTTCAGCGTGCAGGAGATCCCGCCGATCGCGCCCGGATTCGTCATCGGGCACGTGCTGCCGGCAGCCACAGTGCTGCCTCATGCGCTCGACTGGATGACCGCACGATTCACAGGTGCCCCGGCGCCGTCGACCTGCAACACATGA
- a CDS encoding SRPBCC family protein: MNPGTVSFTYDGRVALRFEQSLSHPPEKVWRVLTDPQCLKAWFPAEVEFDLTPGAELVFRVTPEQVRRFGLPEDHTTTGTVISVRPAHILEYLWDAETLHWELVPDGTGGCWLTLTHTVEEEESAYAHAAGWHAGLEVVEAQLDGRTVDWSPWDRAEELAASYRKTS, translated from the coding sequence ATGAATCCCGGCACCGTCAGCTTTACCTACGACGGGCGTGTCGCACTTCGATTCGAGCAATCGTTGTCGCACCCGCCGGAGAAGGTGTGGCGTGTTCTCACCGATCCGCAATGCCTGAAGGCGTGGTTCCCCGCCGAGGTCGAATTCGACCTCACACCCGGTGCTGAACTGGTATTTCGGGTGACCCCGGAACAGGTGCGCCGATTCGGTCTACCCGAAGATCACACCACCACCGGGACGGTCATCTCCGTTCGTCCGGCTCACATACTCGAATACCTGTGGGATGCCGAAACGCTGCACTGGGAACTCGTTCCGGACGGAACCGGTGGCTGTTGGCTGACCCTCACCCACACCGTCGAAGAGGAAGAGTCCGCCTACGCCCACGCCGCGGGCTGGCACGCCGGACTCGAAGTCGTCGAGGCCCAACTCGACGGCCGCACCGTCGACTGGTCACCGTGGGATCGAGCCGAAGAGCTCGCCGCGTCCTACCGCAAGACGTCGTAA